The DNA region GCTGGAACAGCAAGTTGGCAACTCTGACCACACCGACACGGTTTAGGGACAAAAACGCCAAAGGGTATCCAAAGCTTGTCGGCGGCATCGCCAAGTTCCTTGGGTATCTGACCAAAACGAACTTATTGGGCAACGGCCATCCCTCCCAAGGATATTCTCAACGCTAAAGTGATTGACCAACACGCATTTTTCTCCCATGGTATCTAGCACCTCCAAGGCCTTAAACGCCGTCTAGCACATCGTCTACTTCGGCAATCCCAGAAGCTTTGTGATCGCTCACATGTTAACATCCTCGGAGAGAAGGGTCAAGTCAAGCCAAACATCCAGGTACCCGCCCAACAATTGGGGCTCCCACAACAGGGGTTTTATAGCCCATCCATCCGTGTGTAATGGGCACGAGGCGATTAAGGAGCGTTGATACAGCCTTGGGTTTCACGGGTTATTTTGTCCGTAGTAGGCGTCGGGGCCATGCTTACGGCGATAGTGCTTCTGGAGCAAAGCTGGAGGGATCTCGCTCAGATCAGGGTTGAGTAAGCGGGCATACAGCGCCATCCGGGCAACCTCCTCGAGTACTACCGCGTTATGTACTGCTTCCTTCGCATCCTTACCCCATACAAAAGAAGCATGGTTACGCAGTAGCACCGCAGGTACGTCACAGGGATTAATTCCCCTACGGCGAAATTCCTCAACAATCACCTGCCCGCTATGGTACTCATAGCTTTGGCGGATCTCCTCAGGCGTAAGGTCACGGGTACAAGGAATAGTATGGCCGAAGTAATCGGCCTGGGTGGTGCCGTAGCAGGGCAAGTCCAGGCCAGCTTGTGCCCAAGCTGTGGCATAAGGCGAATGTGTATGGACA from Meiothermus sp. Pnk-1 includes:
- a CDS encoding L-ribulose-5-phosphate 4-epimerase produces the protein MVAKELRERALEANLALPRYGLVVFTWGNASAYDPTTGLLAIKPSGVAYEDLRIESMVVVEVSSGRVVEGDLRPSSDTPTHLVLAREFGVGGIVHTHSPYATAWAQAGLDLPCYGTTQADYFGHTIPCTRDLTPEEIRQSYEYHSGQVIVEEFRRRGINPCDVPAVLLRNHASFVWGKDAKEAVHNAVVLEEVARMALYARLLNPDLSEIPPALLQKHYRRKHGPDAYYGQNNP